A single region of the Streptomyces virginiae genome encodes:
- a CDS encoding alpha/beta hydrolase, producing the protein MDTSRLLRTTGTVIAAAGLLLSGCTSGGSGEPGAAAASLPSAPPSPDAAALRPYYAQKLTWRDCGVPGFQCSTMKAPLDYANPGSGQDVDIAVSRRTATGPGKRLGSLVVNPGGPGGSGIGYLQAYAGIGYPAAVRAQYDMVSFDPRGVERSSPVECLSGPAMDKYTQVDQTPDDAAERAELVAAFKEFARACEAKSGRVLPHVSTVDAARDMDLLRGVLGDQKLHYVGASYGTLLGATYADLFPDRVGRLVLDGAMDPARPALELNRDQTEGFETAFTSFAKDCAKQPDCPLGKGDPDAVAARLKEFFRKLDAQPVASGDPDRPLGEALATTGVIAALYDESAWPQLREALSSAMNGDGSGLLSLADSYYEREADGKYANLMFANAAVNCLDQPAAFTGPEAVDTALPSFEKASPVFGAGLAWAALNCTYWPVKATGKARELTAKGAAPIVVVGTTRDPATPYKWAQALAGQLESGTLLTYDGDGHTAYGRGSECIDTAINRYLLEGKAPQDGKKC; encoded by the coding sequence ATGGACACCAGTCGCCTGCTGCGTACCACCGGAACCGTGATCGCAGCTGCCGGGCTGCTGCTCTCCGGGTGCACCTCGGGCGGTTCGGGGGAACCCGGGGCCGCCGCGGCTTCCCTGCCCTCGGCGCCGCCGTCCCCCGACGCCGCCGCGCTGCGCCCGTACTACGCGCAGAAGCTGACCTGGCGTGACTGCGGTGTCCCGGGATTCCAGTGCTCCACGATGAAGGCGCCGCTGGACTACGCGAACCCGGGCTCCGGCCAGGACGTCGACATCGCGGTGTCGCGCCGTACGGCCACCGGGCCGGGCAAGCGCCTCGGCTCGCTGGTGGTCAACCCGGGCGGTCCCGGCGGCTCCGGCATCGGCTACCTCCAGGCGTACGCGGGCATCGGCTACCCCGCGGCCGTGCGGGCCCAGTACGACATGGTGTCCTTCGACCCGCGCGGGGTGGAACGCAGCAGCCCCGTCGAGTGCCTCAGCGGCCCGGCCATGGACAAGTACACGCAGGTGGACCAGACACCGGACGACGCGGCCGAGCGGGCGGAGCTGGTGGCGGCCTTCAAGGAGTTCGCGCGGGCCTGCGAGGCGAAGTCGGGGCGGGTCCTGCCGCACGTCTCCACCGTCGACGCCGCCCGGGACATGGACCTGCTGCGCGGGGTGCTCGGTGACCAGAAGCTCCACTATGTCGGGGCCTCGTACGGCACCCTGCTGGGCGCCACGTACGCGGACCTCTTCCCGGACCGGGTCGGCCGGCTGGTCCTGGACGGGGCGATGGACCCCGCGCGGCCCGCGCTCGAACTGAACCGGGACCAGACGGAGGGCTTCGAGACGGCCTTCACCTCCTTCGCCAAGGACTGCGCGAAGCAGCCCGACTGCCCGCTGGGCAAGGGCGACCCGGACGCGGTGGCGGCGCGCCTGAAGGAGTTCTTCCGCAAGCTCGACGCACAGCCCGTCGCGAGCGGCGACCCGGACCGTCCGCTGGGGGAGGCCCTGGCGACGACCGGGGTGATCGCGGCGCTGTACGACGAGAGCGCCTGGCCGCAGCTGCGCGAGGCGCTCAGCTCGGCGATGAACGGCGACGGGTCGGGGCTGCTGAGCCTGGCCGACAGCTATTACGAGCGCGAGGCGGACGGCAAGTACGCCAACCTGATGTTCGCGAACGCCGCCGTCAACTGCCTCGACCAGCCCGCGGCCTTCACCGGCCCGGAGGCCGTGGACACCGCCCTGCCGTCCTTCGAGAAGGCCTCCCCGGTCTTCGGTGCGGGCCTGGCCTGGGCCGCGCTGAACTGCACGTACTGGCCGGTGAAGGCCACGGGCAAGGCGAGGGAGCTGACCGCGAAGGGCGCCGCGCCGATCGTGGTGGTGGGCACCACGCGCGACCCGGCGACCCCGTACAAGTGGGCCCAGGCGCTGGCCGGCCAGCTCGAATCGGGCACGCTCCTCACCTACGACGGCGACGGCCACACGGCGTACGGCCGCGGCAGCGAATGCATCGACACCGCGATCAACCGCTACCTGCTGGAGGGCAAGGCCCCGCAGGACGGCAAGAAGTGCTGA